One genomic segment of Paenibacillus xylanexedens includes these proteins:
- the qcrB gene encoding menaquinol-cytochrome c reductase cytochrome b subunit, giving the protein MFKNVYDWIDERLDITPIWRDVADHEVPEHVNPAHHFSAFVYCFGGLTFFITVIQILSGMFLTMYYVPDIINAYASVEYLQTKVAFGQIVRGMHHWGASLVIVMMFLHTMRVFFTGSYKAPREMNWVVGMLIFFVMLGLGLTGYLLPWDNKAYFATKVTLEIANTVPWLGPIIKEFLQGGTIVGAQTLTRFFALHVFFLPAVLLVLLVGHFIMIRRQGISGPL; this is encoded by the coding sequence ATGTTTAAAAATGTCTATGACTGGATTGACGAGCGTCTTGACATCACGCCAATCTGGCGGGACGTTGCGGATCATGAAGTTCCAGAGCATGTAAATCCGGCTCATCACTTTTCCGCATTCGTGTACTGCTTTGGTGGATTGACGTTCTTTATTACTGTTATTCAGATTCTGTCAGGCATGTTCCTGACCATGTATTATGTACCTGATATTATCAATGCCTACGCAAGTGTGGAGTACCTGCAGACCAAAGTAGCTTTTGGCCAAATTGTTCGCGGCATGCACCACTGGGGAGCCAGTCTGGTTATCGTAATGATGTTCTTACATACGATGCGTGTGTTCTTTACAGGCTCTTACAAGGCACCGCGTGAAATGAACTGGGTTGTCGGCATGCTGATCTTTTTCGTCATGTTGGGCCTGGGGCTGACAGGGTACTTGTTGCCATGGGATAACAAAGCCTATTTTGCAACAAAAGTAACACTGGAGATTGCCAATACGGTTCCTTGGCTGGGACCGATTATTAAAGAATTCCTGCAAGGCGGTACGATTGTTGGTGCACAGACACTAACCCGATTCTTTGCCCTGCACGTATTCTTCCTCCCCGCTGTGCTTCTGGTGCTTCTGGTCGGACACTTTATCATGA
- a CDS encoding ubiquinol-cytochrome c reductase iron-sulfur subunit: MSSEHDHEASLKLPSRMEMSRRQFLTYTLGGATAYMAAGAILPMVRFAVDPILQHKGEGTSVKVAEISKITNEPQEFTFELKQQDGWYLSNASLVAWIRKDEQGKIYALSPICKHLGCTVGWNSDKQYPDEYHCPCHGAHYDKEGKNLAVAPKPLDEYVVKEEQGWVYLGDIVPNTRVN; encoded by the coding sequence ATGAGCAGTGAGCATGACCACGAAGCTTCATTGAAATTGCCAAGCCGCATGGAGATGTCACGCAGGCAGTTTTTGACGTACACGCTTGGTGGAGCTACAGCCTACATGGCCGCCGGTGCAATCCTTCCTATGGTCCGTTTTGCGGTGGACCCGATTTTGCAACATAAGGGAGAAGGCACCTCTGTCAAAGTAGCTGAAATCAGCAAAATTACGAATGAGCCTCAAGAATTCACCTTTGAACTTAAACAACAGGATGGTTGGTATCTGAGTAATGCATCGTTAGTGGCGTGGATTCGCAAAGACGAGCAGGGTAAAATTTATGCACTCTCACCTATCTGTAAACATCTGGGATGTACAGTAGGCTGGAATAGTGACAAGCAGTACCCTGACGAGTATCATTGCCCCTGCCATGGCGCGCACTATGACAAGGAAGGGAAGAATCTTGCCGTAGCCCCCAAACCGCTGGATGAGTACGTAGTCAAGGAAGAGCAGGGTTGGGTATATCTGGGCGACATTGTTCCGAACACCCGAGTGAATTAG